The sequence AGGACGCCCATAACAAACAAGGCCATCCCCAACTTGTAAACATCATCAGCTTCTGTGCAGCTCTCAAAAACTCTGCGCAGTTGGCCGAAGGTGATCGAAGCACTACCGTTGAAATATTCTTGAATCAACCGGTCAGAGCTTCCATTTTGTTTGATGTCTTCCTCAGTAGGGCCGGGCAATAAGTTTAACCCGGTGACCAAGCCGAACTCCACCCTCCCAAATCTACATCTCTTCCTTCCCACATAGAAATGGACCTCGTCGGCTTGTCGATTTTATTTTGTGAAGCATCAGCGATGAAAAAATGCTCCGAGAAAATTGTATGGGCGCTCTCTCGAAAAACTGCTTGAAAGGGGATTCCCTCACCCTGTCCAATAGGTTAAATTCTTCAAATTTATCCTTAATCTTCGAGTAGTAGTAACTACCCCCGCGCCATGTGACACGGCCAGTGTAATGGTCCGACACTGGAATTATAAGATGTGCActtccctgaaaaaaaaaaccaacaacgataattaataattaataatacaaaaatacaattggTAATATACTTACATAATTAATAACCAACAacgataaataattaataataaaacataaccaataatgaataaaacaataaaaaataaaacaataattcataattaataattaaacaataatcaataaaacaataaaaattaaaaaaaataatcaataatttatactaaaaaaataatacataagtaataaaataataaaagataaaacaataattaataattaataaaacaatatgtaattattacgaaaacaataaaaaataaaacaataattaaaaattaataaaacaataaaaattaatacaataattaatcattaataataaaacaataatcaataaataataaaattaataagacaataaaaattaatacaaaagttaataattaataataaaacaataattaataaataatacaaatttataagacaataaaaattaatacaaaagttaataattaataataaaacaataattaataaataatacaaattcataattaataattaataattagtaaaatattaataaataataacacaataccaattaaaacaataattaataattaataataaaatgttaattaataattaataaaaattaataattaataactaataattagtaaaaaataataaataaaaaatacaataattaatactaaaacattaattaataattaataaaaatacaataattaataaaacaataaaaaataatacaaaaattaataattaataataaaacaataattaataaataatactaaaacaataattactaattaatactaaaacaataattaataaaacaataaaaattaaaacaataattaataattaataataaattaaaaattattacttaccaataattaattaaaaaatacttattaagtcattaaaaataaattaatacctaaaacaatcactaaataatataataataaattaatacctaaaacaaTTACTAAatcattaatattaaaaaaaaaaaaaaattaatatcgggtccgattggtccgatTGGCCCGATTGggtacccatcggacccatcggtccAATCTCCCTGCCCATACAGCATAACGATCCAGGCCCGACATCGGACCCATACACGGACACCCCAATCGGACCCGACCCACACCCcaatcggaccatcggacccacaccccaatcggaccatcggacccaccccaatcggaccatcggaccgaTGTCACACCATCGGGCCGGTCTTCTTCCCCAGATCCGAAGCCCATTTTTCAGCCGGAATCCGAACCCCATCTTCACAGTCGGAATCCGAATCCCATTTTCACAAAAAAACCTAAATCTAACCAATAATATCTCACAAACAATCTCAAACATAAGTAATCTTTAAATCCtttctaaaaaaacaaaaaaaaaacataccttTGACATTGTCGATGTTGGCAGTTCGTCGAAGGGTGTCACGGGTCCGGCGAGCAGcgaagagagaggaagagagagggtcCGACTGTGTGGGTTTGGTGTGGGAAGTGTGGGTTTGGTGTGGGAAGTGTGGGTTTGGTGTTGGAATGGGAAAGGGATCGGCTGGTGGGgaagagagacgaagagagaggaagagagctGATTACAAATGAGAggggtagtttaggaaaattgataaaatggtcATATATTACCAATTTTAATAACTTTGCATTTAGGAGACAAATTTTTAGATTATTTAAGcatggaaattcaaatttcccttttaattTCAGACCGAATGAGGCGcccttaataaaaattattatttaattaattaaggcCTTCATTATATAAGAGCAGTCAAAGCCAAGTCTTGACATTGTCTTTCTTTCCAGTCACTTGTTCAAACTATCACTCCCTCAGACTTCGAGAGGCAAAGGCAATTTTATACACTGTTTTGTCTTTTCACTTTCTGCTGCAAtttctcttctttctttctcaaactCACTCAAAAACCCTTAAacccctctttctctctctctctgctgcGGCTCCATCTCTACACGGCTATCAGGTATCTTATGTAACCCGTTagtttatttatatttgaagATATTGTACAAATCTAATGACCTCTGCGGTTCTGCCTCTTTcttctgttgttgttgttgttgttgttgttttttatgTGAATATTCATTTTCTTATGGGAGAAAGATAAAAGCTTTACTGAATTTCCCATCTGAGAagtgaaattttaaaaattaagagCTTTTGGTACCAAATAATGATATGGGAGGTGTTTGTGATTGATCTTACCTAGAGGCTATCTCATTTTGGTATGCTTTTACAAGAAATTTCAACTGAACTCTGTTAATTTCCTTTGGTTTATTGTTAGGGCTACAAGGTTGtcttttttatttctgaatAGCAATGTGTATTCAAGCTTCTTTGTGTTGTTGTGTGTTTAAGTTTCATTCTCAATTTTGTGCTCTCCTTTTTCTTGTAATTTCCTCTATTAGGCTGTAAATAAGATGTTGAGTGGTAGTATGTCAGTGTCTTTCTTCTATACAAATGGTTAATCAAGGTAAAAGTCTATCAAATTATTCATTGGCTTTGCCCAATAAGCGTGTTTGGCATGGTCATTGTTGTAAGACGGTTTGATGTTCTTGTTTGGTGTATTATGCtttgtaaaaaaaagaaaatctagtGAGCTTagagctttgtttagatcattcTGCATGTTTAGACCTTTTCTTATGGGTTTTCAACTGATCTTGTGTTCCTGTTTTGGTTTTCTCTTACAGTTTCTCTTTGTTTTGATTGGAAAAATTTCAGAAACGGTTATTAGATTGTTTGAGCTGAATGGGTCATACTTCAGCGAAGAGAAAGGCAGGGAATGGAATGGCAGCAAAGAGAAAGGCAGGGAATGGAAAGGCAGCGAAGAGAAAGGCAGGGAATGGAAAGGCAGCCAAGGGAAGGAGTGTCCAAATTGGGAGTACAACTAGTCAGGAGTGTAGTCATGAAAACACTGATGTTAGGCTGCAGAGGCGACTAAAGAGAAGATGCACTGATCACCAAAGTTTCAACCAAAACTCTAACAGCAACGCAACAAGTGCCCGGTTAGGGAGCTTAGGATCTGGTGATAATGACTCTGACTTGAGGTCGGAGAGGCGTTTGAGGAGAGAAAGAATGAGTAACCAATGTTACAACCCAAAATCTCGCAGCAAAGCTTCAAAGGCAATCAAAAATAACATAGCTGGAGAAAAATCAGAGCTTTTGAAACCTCCTAGTTTTTCAAACATTAGAAGTAAGCATGGTGATTATGATCATATTGATAATGATAATGATGTTGCTGCTCCGTCTGATGAAGAGGACGTGTATGATCCTGTGCATATCAAGTTCTTGGAAAGTTTGAGGCGAAATGGAAACTCATATTCAGCTGAGTTTGTTGATGAGAATGGTGTGACTAAGCTGATCGACTATGACGTAGAAGAGGACATGCGTCCTAGTATGAGATTTGGCTCTGAAAATCAACTTATGGCTTTTGGTGAAGATGTTGATGAAGATCATTTAGAAGATGTTGATGAAGATCATTTAGAAGCTGTTGATGAAGATGATTCAAAAGATGTTGATGAAGAATACCTTTTAACTTCTTCAAATAATGAGGATTCTTATATAACACCTGTTTCAAGGGACAAAGAAGATAAAACAGATTATTGCATTAAGTGGAAACCTTGTGAACCAAGTGTACATTCTAATCTAGAACATGGTGGAACAAGTGGTAATTCTAATTTGAAACATGGTTTAGATGCTGATTCTGAACAGGAAGATGAAGAAATTGAGTATCTCAAATATCTGGATACTATTGATGATTATGAGaatacaatgccaaaaaaatctGACAAAGTTGAGGAGATTCAAGGGGGTGAATCCAACCAGGAAGATGAAGGTGATGGTATATGCGAAGACTATC is a genomic window of Cannabis sativa cultivar Pink pepper isolate KNU-18-1 chromosome 9, ASM2916894v1, whole genome shotgun sequence containing:
- the LOC115722129 gene encoding uncharacterized protein LOC115722129 isoform X1 — encoded protein: MGHTSAKRKAGNGMAAKRKAGNGKAAKRKAGNGKAAKGRSVQIGSTTSQECSHENTDVRLQRRLKRRCTDHQSFNQNSNSNATSARLGSLGSGDNDSDLRSERRLRRERMSNQCYNPKSRSKASKAIKNNIAGEKSELLKPPSFSNIRSKHGDYDHIDNDNDVAAPSDEEDVYDPVHIKFLESLRRNGNSYSAEFVDENGVTKLIDYDVEEDMRPSMRFGSENQLMAFGEDVDEDHLEDVDEDHLEAVDEDDSKDVDEEYLLTSSNNEDSYITPVSRDKEDKTDYCIKWKPCEPSVHSNLEHGGTSGNSNLKHGLDADSEQEDEEIEYLKYLDTIDDYENTMPKKSDKVEEIQGGESNQEDEGDGICEDYHAYLDFLEKEGEETMFDVNGSTKRLEEDEDEDDDLQILTTDKNPCVVIDVDNSSLAKDGIRSQSQSRFRKELLDILKSPYDQQQHTELKEEVSCHRPKSKNINLRGKTKSCPLEDSFGKSYLEIHKDFAEQMKLAKDDDLKSLNLLRGFFHWLKNVADDIVAPWKDPSLLKVLPGN